In Kordiimonas sp. SCSIO 12610, the following are encoded in one genomic region:
- a CDS encoding dATP/dGTP pyrophosphohydrolase domain-containing protein encodes MQTETQQSIAKWSEETFGPVSNITALLDRALEEFTELKDAVQDDNKPEIANELADILILLYRFAELNGINVTEAIQHKMSINRQRKWQSYGDGTGKHIK; translated from the coding sequence GTGCAAACAGAAACCCAACAATCAATCGCCAAATGGAGTGAAGAAACATTTGGCCCAGTGTCGAACATTACTGCACTATTAGACCGTGCACTCGAGGAATTTACCGAACTAAAAGACGCGGTACAAGACGACAACAAACCTGAAATTGCCAACGAACTTGCGGATATCTTGATCCTATTATACCGCTTCGCTGAGTTAAACGGCATTAATGTTACAGAAGCCATTCAGCATAAAATGTCAATCAACCGTCAACGTAAATGGCAAAGCTATGGTGACGGCACGGGAAAACATATCAAATAA
- a CDS encoding cytochrome c1 — MKFVKNIAVALCVTAGLASAANAAGAGKHPKQVEWKFNGVFGDFDYQSAQRGFQIYKEVCSACHSLKYFRFRNLDKLGYNEDQIKAIAAEYEVDGDIDDAGDETVRAALPQDAFPSPFRNDNAAASANGGAIPPDLSLMVKARHDGANYVYSLLTGYEDESAAPEGINVSAGKYYNPYFKGSVISMAPPLSEGIVEYAEGNPEANLDQMSKDLVNFLMYTAEPNLHDRHKMGVMVIIFLSVLTILLYFSMKKIWRPVKEGKNFYEDAE, encoded by the coding sequence ATGAAATTCGTTAAAAATATTGCTGTTGCCCTTTGTGTTACAGCGGGCCTTGCGTCAGCAGCAAATGCTGCTGGTGCAGGGAAGCACCCAAAGCAGGTTGAATGGAAGTTCAACGGCGTTTTCGGTGACTTTGATTATCAGTCAGCACAGCGTGGCTTCCAAATTTATAAGGAAGTATGCTCCGCTTGTCATAGCCTGAAATATTTCCGTTTCCGCAACCTTGATAAGCTTGGGTATAATGAAGATCAGATCAAGGCCATTGCTGCTGAGTATGAAGTAGATGGTGACATTGATGATGCTGGTGATGAAACCGTTCGTGCTGCACTTCCGCAGGATGCGTTCCCGAGCCCGTTCAGAAATGATAACGCTGCGGCGTCGGCAAACGGCGGTGCTATTCCACCTGATCTATCCTTGATGGTAAAGGCGCGTCATGACGGTGCTAACTATGTTTATAGTTTGCTAACCGGATATGAAGATGAAAGCGCTGCCCCAGAAGGAATTAATGTTAGCGCTGGTAAGTATTACAATCCATATTTCAAAGGTAGTGTAATTTCGATGGCACCTCCTTTGTCTGAAGGTATCGTAGAGTATGCAGAAGGTAACCCTGAGGCAAACCTTGATCAAATGTCCAAGGACCTTGTGAACTTCCTTATGTATACGGCTGAGCCTAACCTTCATGACCGCCACAAAATGGGTGTGATGGTTATTATCTTCCTATCGGTTCTGACTATTCTTCTCTATTTCTCTATGAAGAAAATCTGGCGCCCGGTTAAGGAAGGCAAAAACTTCTATGAGGATGCTGAGTAA